The DNA segment TCCCAGTAAGGATTTTTTTCTCAAGTAGAATCcaagttacatttatttttttctctgaactaTACTCAATATGCGTTGTTCTAGCaaacttaactttttaattaagttttgttTGGGTTAATATTCAAATGTATTTGAAATCTTTAGATATTAAAAAACACTGAGCTATGTGGTAACTAATAACCTTTAAAGTACCTACTCACAGATGACTGCATGCTCTTTGACTTAAACCTCACGGTGCAGCCTCTTTTAAGGGTGGTGAGGTGGAGGGTTTTAAAGTCAGTAAATAAGGCAGATTTGCACCTTGGAGGACTAACAGTGAATGAGTCTTGGACAAAGGCTGTAAGAATCTCTTAATCTGCTCAGAAGTTCCCTAGATGGCTCTGTCCAGGGTCAAAGTATAAGTAATAGGTAAATAATATTATctaaaacctttttttctgaatgaTCTCACTGCAACCTATCTGTAATTGTTAGGTCATTCCATATTTAGTTAGCTAATTTTTAGCATAAGCTTCTCAAAAGCTTTAACCTCTTACCATTGATCTTTTACATtcaaaaaatgagtatttcagaGCTTGGCAGTTTCCTTCCTTCAGACACTGTCGAGGGGATTTTCCTTCCTGGGACACAGAAAACAGTGTAAATACCTGGCAGATTTCCTCACAAAGCACAAAATCACTAGCCTTTTGAAAGCAGTgcttgttggggaaaaaaaatttaaaaagtaaattagatgagaaaatattttgtaattcatTTTGACTATTGATGATTAGGGAGAACAGGatagaataaaaagatgtatCAAGTAATTCTGGAGCACTTTAAAGGGTACCCTTGAGTTCTTAAAAACACTAGTGTCCATGggatacttttctttaaaatgtttatacaaaAATCTTGAAACCGGTATCTTTAGCTCCTTACgggtaagaaagagaaagagtaaagGTGAAAGTAGTAATGGGATTTCGTcagtggttttaaatttttttatacttcaGAATTCCTCAAGACAGAAGAaagtagtgtgtgtgtgagaagcgGAGAGAGTATGCGTGTATGTGTACACGTGCACGTGTGCATATGAGAAATCAGGCCTGCTGCAGTGGGCAACGGGACGGTTTGTTCTGGAAGGTCCTATCAGGTGGCTTTAAAAAGCCTCCAGTTACATCCTTTTAATGCAAGCCATTTTACCTCCAACACATCTCTGCACTTTCCGACCCCAACACCCCCCATTAGTCAAGTTCTCTAGTCTGAGAAGCACAACCGAGTGGaactggaagaagaaagggagatgtGCCCAGAACTTACGTACATTTGCGAGAGAAGATCTGCCTGGGCCTGATGTGGGATGAACTCCTCTTTAAGCAGTGAAAGTTCAAAAGGAGGTTAAGAAGAAAAGTGGACTAAGCCGTTCCCTTTCTGCTAAGGGAGGACACTGCTACAGGAACACTCACAGGAGAAATGCTTATTTCtgattcttaaataataagacttttAAACTATAACTTAAAAATTAGACTTGACAAAGTAACAACAGCAAAACTAGGTAAGAGCTAAAATTTAGTTACTGTTTTCAAGGTAAGTatggaataaacattttaatactaCCTCTTCatgatcttaaaatattttgaagaaatacaCTGCTGAATATATAACGTTAACACAACAGCAGTATGTTGAAACATGGAAGCATCTACAAATAATATACTCCACGATTcagaaaggcaaaattaaaattgaattgcAGCAAAATTTCTTTTTGGATGCCCGATCCTGCTAAGTTGCCTATTCACTAAACCCTCGAGGactaacttatttaaaaaaacaaaaacaaaactcagaatgGTCCTAGATCAGTTAAAGggaggttaaaaaataaataaatcttagataCTCCTGCCTAGacagggctttatttttttttattgttattttttcctgCCTAGACCAGGCTTTTAAAACCAGGTAGCAAAGAAGGTCTATGTGTACAAATGCTGCTTGGCAGTGTGGGCACATCACAAAGCAGAGAGGAGTGCTGGGGGCgcggggagggagagacaggggcAGGTGCTAAAGGGGTCTGGTTCCCAGGAGTGCAAAGATATAAAACAACATCTGGAAAAAGCAGTCTGAACTTAAGTGTTCTGAATTACCGGAGGTTTAATGAGATCAAACTGTGATACGCAATTtgtgaaggaaaaagaatcaaaaccacaacattattttcattaaagAGATAAAACCAAAAGTGCTTGGCAGtataaatgaaaatgatgaaGCCTTCCTACTCAGGGTGAGTTTCAGTGTAAAATGGGTCAAGcaattttatctgaaaataaaaatgaccctGTTCAGTGTTAATTTTAAAAGCTCACCAGCCAGAATTAGGTGCCCTAAAATCAGAACATTTTTAGTGTGGTACTGAACACCAGATGTTAACAAGGAACCTAGAATACTTGCTACTTAAAGAGAAACATCTGGTGCATTCATCATGCACCAGGAAAAACGTAACCCCAATTTCACCTGCTTTTCAGGTGATTTCCCTTCAAGCAGATTGTGACACCTCAATGCCACCACTGCACCCACTCCTCTAAACCTTTATTTTGCAAGTGCCAGTCACGCTTCTAGTTTTTACCTGTGAAAAACACCCCAGGGTACCACATCTGTGGCATTCCTGATCCTCTGGAATCTTGCCACTTTGTAGTCTGTCTGCTTAGGTTCTTGATTTTAATGGTCACCTACCATTAAAGTGAATCTCAAAAGTGAATCAGAACAGAGTAGCAAGCTTCCTCGCACTATGTTCCTCCCCAAAACTCTGTCATGAGATGTTGCTGATGGGATGTGTGTTGCCCACATGAACAATGTGAGGGCAGGTGAGAGTAAATAAAACTATACAAAAGACTAGAACTATAAAGTGATGCTTCCCCAAACTGTATCTAAGATGCCATCTTTTTTGTAAGTTTTCACGCCATACTGCCACCTGCCTATGGGAAGATCCAGCTACATACACCAAATCTAAGAGCGATAGGTTAATTCATCCTCCTTCACCTCCATGCCAAATGGCAGACTGCTAGTTGTCCCTTAACCTTTAACTCTTCCTTTCTAGTGGGCATATGGCTGGGCTAGATTTCCCAGACACCCTCGCAACTaggtgtggtcatgtgactaaGTTCCAGCCAATGGAATATGTGAGGAACTGAAATGTAAAACTTCTGGGTTGGTCCTTAAAGGCAAGTGGCTGTCTTCCTTCCTCACTTCACACCATGATGTCTTAGGCAATCTTATCTCCCATCACAGCACCTAAAACCACAAGATCAACAGTGTCTGGGTCTACGGAAGGCCAAGAGGAGCTGTCCAGGCCCTACTCATAAGCACAcacagaacaaaagagagaattttCTGTCTCGTTTAAGGCAATGTTATTGTGGGTTTCTGTAATATGTACCTGAACCTATATCCCAACCAATACACTCCCAGGCTTATTTGCCTTCTGAGGTCAAGATTAGCGATTCCCAAACATGGCTGTGTCCAAGAATCAAAATGGGATACTTTTATGGGGGCGGGGGTACTGAAATCTATACTTTTAAGCTCTCTGCCCCCatctccaggtaattctgatgaaGTCAGAAGATCTGGGAGCTTACTAATGGAGGCAAAAGGGGATAACCTGTGATTGAGGTTTCTTGGGCACAGTTTCAATCTTTTTGATCCTCCAGGAGTCATAAAATCCTAAGAAGTCTATCCAAGAGTTGCCTTTTGAATCTGCTTGCTCCTTGCTTCTCCTCTCGGGCCCCACTGGGGTAGACATCCTTATCATCATCACCCTGAGCTTCTCCAAGGCCCTACAGTTCCTTGACTATCTTCCATTGCAGCACCTATTTTGAATTCCTCCCTAGAGGGAGGTCAGGCAGCTCTGCCGGTGGGTTAAAGATTGGCAAGGAGAGACTACGGCATCCATCTGCCAAGAGAtcagattaatttctttttacaaGGAGCTAAATCTTAGATAAATGAAGTGGCCATACAGGGCAGAGACCTCAGCAGAATGTCCCTTGGTCTTCAGAGTCCCTAGGAGGGGAGTGGTAGGCTGCCAGTGACACCATCTGAGGAGATAGGATATTGTCCCGGATCTGCAAAACTCAAATGTTTTGCCTCAGTACTGCCCTTTTATACTCCACCTGAAGTCAGGGTGAATTTAACACAAACTGTAAACACTCCCATTTAAggtactttttatatttatattttatattttatatgtattttataattttatataatacatatatttttaaatatatacttatatatatattatattttataaatgtgttctCCTAAATGACAAAACATCAATAAGGCCACACATTCAACTGGGTAAAGCAAAGTCTGGGCTGTGTGTCCTGGTCATTATCTTGCCCAGTTTTCTAGCTTTCCAGAGATCTAATTTCCATGCAGGAGGGAATGTATCCGAATCATCTGTGTGTCCCGAATTAGAGCTTGGCACTTAACATGTTTGCTAAATAAATcattacaaaaaagaaacttGGTATCCTTCTTGCCCTCAGTATCCTCCTCCGTTTCTAGAGTTTCTCTCCTCAGTCCCACTGTGTACTTTATTCTCTTGCTTGCTCATCTCCATGGCCTTCCTGATGCTCAATGTCAGGATAAATCCGGGGCCCCCACTCTAACACACAAGGGCCTTTACACATGACAACCTTCTTCTCAAGCCTTCTGTCATATCCCCTATCCCCCTGGCCCAACAGGGCACTGGCTCCTCCTGGTCACATCTCCCTGACTTGCCCATGCTGTTCTTGTTCTTGAGGTTCTCCCCTCAACCACCACACTCTCCACTCTTACTTGATAACCTACTACTCAACCTTTAAGACTCAgatcaaatgtcacctcctctgtgagaAGTTTCCAAATTCCCAAGCAAAAAAGTTGCTCTCCACTGGGCTCCCACAGCATTTTGTACCTAAATCTAATCATCAAACATGTATTTACTAAATGCTTACACAACCCGTACTGTGGGAATTTAGCCCCTTACATGTCTGTCCTTCCCATCAGACTGAGCTCATGTAGGATAGTGACTGTAACCAACTCATCTTAGTATCACCAAGGCCTAGCATCATGCCTGCCACTTCCCAGGCATTACTAAGAGCTGACTGAATACTTGCACCAGTGAAGCAGCAGATTGGAAACAGCCCTACACAGGGAGGCGTGAAGACAAGgcccctcagtttcctcatctgtgtgaGAGAGGGACTAGAGAACCTCTTAAATTCGTAACAACTCAAGTTTTATGACAAACGGGGCAGCCAGTCTGGCTGACTGCTACAATCAGTGAACCAAACGTAAATCATGAATCAGTAGAAACACTGAGCTAGCATTACGATGATGTCCATTTTGGGCTAGTTGTCCTTCCTTTGAAATAAGAGCAAACTTCTGAAATTACATCTccaaatgcaaaaaataattgCACACAACTGCCCCCTCATCAGGCTTCTGTAATTGGAAAAGGCACTTGGCGTTTCAGTTGGGCGCTAAGCTAGAATCCAGGTCCCCAGTCAGCTTTGGACCTTACTGCTTGCCCCTCTGCACTCAGATTGAGAAGACGTGGTTGTAGTGAGGGGACAGTATAGTGCAAGCAAGAGacaaaactgggggggggggggtggaaatggAGCTGATACGTTTACAACTTATCCAAGAATGTATATAACTCCGACTCAGAAACAAATTCAAACGAAGAGAAAGTAAATAGAGTATATATTCAGCCACAACTGAACGGAAAAAGGAGAAACTACTAGTCAATACAGTGTTCCAGGTTTATGTAATTCTCTGACAATTTAGAGTCACATTTTCTAGCACCCAAGAAACCGGCCTTATTCTCCTTTATAGCTCCAGAACCTAGCAGAGTAGCAGGCAACATTTAATAAAGGCTTCTTGAATCGAAATGGTTTATCTTTACAAAAACCCAAAGGGGAGGTTTCGTTATCCCCAATTTAACACTGGAGGGAGCTGAAACTCCGACAGCTGATTTGCCCAAGTTCATTAAACTGAGTCACGTCTCCTGACAGCCACCGTAGGCTGGGCGGGAGAAGTCCGCCGGGCCCTGCCTCCCCGGTTCCGGCGTCTCATTACCCCCGGGCGCCCAGCCGCGCTACCTGGAGCACACAGTCCGACTGCAGCAGACATGCGCCCAGGTCCTCCTTCACGCCCGCGCACGCGCCGCCCTCCGGCTTGTCCTCGTAATACCGGGGCATGACTCTGCCTCCCGACCCAGCGGCCGAGACCCGCTTCCGTGCACAACGGCTGCAACCCTGCTGGGGCGCAAGCGACACGCGCGGACGGCAGGAATCGGAAGCCCGCAGCAACAACTTCCGGCTGGCCCCCGGAAAACTACAGGGCCCGAAAGGCCGCGCGCGCGGCGGAAGTGGGCGCACGTGACGCGTCGCGCCCACAGCGCCGGCTACGTTGCGGGAAGGGAAGTCAGCCCCGCGGCTGCTGGGCTTGGCTGCTGGGCGGAGGTGGCGCGCTAGCTTGGACCCCTTGGAGGCCGCCTCGGGGCTCCAGGTGAGACTTGAGGACCGCTCCGTCCGTTCGCGGCTCGGGCTCGCCCGGCGCCTTTTCCTCCGGCACCTCACGGCCCGACAGCCCACGGCCCTGGAGTGACCATAGCCGGGTCCGGCTGCTCGGCGGGCGGTAGGGTTGCCATATAAATCAAGATGCCCagttttttttccacttgaatTTCACATAAACCACGGACAACGTTTTAGTGTATGTCCGACACAGTGTTTCGGACATGCTTATACAAAAACTTATACCTGTATCGGAGATTCGACTGTAACTGGGCTACcggtgtttttatttgctaaatatggCAACCTTACCCGCAGCCCCGGGCTCACCGGGAGCCTCTGGACTCGGAGAGGCGCTGATTGGCGTCAGGGAGGCCTGGGAGGTGGAAGGTGTGGGGCGGGGAAAGTGGGCTGTTCGTGAGGGCTGGACGGTGACCTGCTCTCACGGGGCTTCAGATTGATTCCACCGGACTCCCATGCTGCCATTTCCTCTGCTGAACTATTCAGGGAGTAAAGCACTATggtcttgatttttgtttttatatcccaTTCCAGTGAAAGAGTTGCTTGATGGACTTGCACTGATGGACCTGTGTGAATAGGCCATTTATTTTACCTCATTGGTAACATTGTTGCTAATAGGCTTTTAAAACCGATTCCCTTGAAGACTTGATGGTTAAGAGCAGGGGATTTTGGCTCCATAGCCATCTCTGAGCTCATGAGGGGGTCAGTTTACCTCCtagtgcttttctttctctttctctccctccccctttccctctctctctctctctctctacttcccTCCCTCttgtccttcctgcctcctccctccctcctggttaAGAGTAGATACTTGGGTGGGCTGCCTAAAGAGAGAAGTGAAGTTTGGGAAATTTATGGACCCTATAGAAGTGTTATGAAGGTTCAGAAGGGTGTGGTGCTGCCCTTGCCTGAAGTACAGTGGGCAGTTCTTGAGCTCCGAATTAAGCCTCAGAACCACCTCCATTATCTTTTGACCCCTGACTCTTATCAAGGATTGTGGAAGGACTGTTAAGATGACATCCCTCCTTAATATCTCAGAAGAGGTTGTTGGCAGCCAGTAGTTTCCTAAGattaggaaatttaaaagaatttttttcttccatctagGAAGATGTTACCAAGTATTTCAGTGAATTCTCCAGTGCAGGGGAACGGAGCGTTGAACTCCAGGGATGCAGCAAGACACACAGCTGGAGCAAAACGCTACAAATACCTGAGAAGACTTTTTCGTTTTCGGCAGATGGACTTTGAATTTGCTGCATGGCAGATGCTCTACCTATTTACTTCCCCACAGAGAGTTTATAGAAATTTTCATTATCGAAAGCAGACAAAGGATCAGTGGGCCAGAGATGACCCTGCTTTCTTGGTCCTGTTAAGTATTTGGCTCTGTGGTAAGTGTTAGTTTATCTACAGTAGAGttgaagaacaaactgagtggttggctttttttttaaagattttatttatttatgtgagagagagagccagtgagcacgagcgagcacaagcagggggaggggcagagggagaagcaggcttgctgctgagcagggagccccatgctgggcttgatcccaggaccccgagcccgaaggcagacgcttcaccgactgagcctcccaggcacccccaaactgaGTGTTTTAGATTGTACTTGTCACTTGCAGAATCTTTTGTTATAAGCATATCGTGGGTCAGAATTTGAGATATTTGAAGctgttccttcctttctgaagCCTCAAAAATCTCACAGGAAAGAATGTTGTATTCTTTCTGGTTCTAAAGGTCCCAAGCAGATGCCAGAGTAAATTGTTTCCTCGGAATTTTGAAAAGCAGAGGACAGAGTCACTCCGTGTCTTTTAACTGCTATGATACCAAATGCAAACTTACTGTGAAAAGGAATATCAAGATGGGAAATTGCATTTCACAGGCAAATCTAGAGTGAGTTCTAAAAGTACCAATGTGAACTTGAGAAACTACTTTTAAGTTCTCCAATAATGTAGTGAGAGAGTCCTAAACACCCTAGGGTGtaaatgtgtaatatttttttcatctttacccGGACTTAAATATGTGGGTGCCTGTTCAGAATTAGTGGTCTTTTAAATGTTGGGACTACCCTGGGGAACCATAGATGGGGGCCTCTACAGTAAACTACAATTAGTTCAGTAGCCATTCTCTGTTCTAGGGTAGTCTGCATTTCTCAATTCTGTATACATATAACACATCTTTGGGGTTTTGTTTACATGACTGTCTCCTCCGTTACACATGTGGGCATCTGGAGGGCAGTGACTTGCCCCACCCGTATCCCCAGAACCTAGCAGAGTGCCTGAATTTATCATGTAAATCTTTCTTTCAGTGTCCACTATAGGATTTGGCTTTGTTCTGGACATGGGATTTTTTGAGACGATAAAGCTGCTCCTTTGGGTTGTATTCATAGATTGTGTAGGCGTTGGTCTGCTCATATCAACTTTAATGTGGTAAGTACTAGAACTTTGGTTTTTCAAGTGCTGCTGTAGAGcctgcatttccttcctttagAGATACAGTGGCTGATGAAAATTGAAACAAGATATATGAACTGAAAgcatgaattaaaattttttgtattttaagtatagttgacatacagtgttatattagtttcaggtgtatagcatagtgatttgacagttaATATACATTATGAAGTGCTTATCAAGATAaatatagttaccatctgtcaccatacagtgttgTTACAATATTGACAGTATTCTCTATGCTCcactttttatctctgtgtctgatttattttgtaactggatgtttgtacctcttaatcccctccaCCTATATCACCCATTCCTTCAACTCCATCTCCTctaccagtttgttttctatatttatgaacctgtttctgttttttgttcattttgttttttagatctgcatgtaagtgaaatgatatggtgtttgtcttttctGACATATTTCGCATaccattataccctctaggtccgtTCATGTTGTCActaatggcaagatctcattcctttttatgaccaagtaatattccattgtgtgtgtgtgtgtgtgtgtgtgtgtgtgtatgtatatacaccccatttcttctttatccattcaactattgatggatacttaggttggcttccatattttgactattgtaaataatattgcagtagacataggggtgcatgtgacctttcaaattagtgttttcattttccttggataaatacccagtactggtattgctggatcatatggtatttctgtttttaattttttgatgaacctcatattgttttccacagtggttgctgcagattacattcccaccaacagtgcacaagggtgtCCTTTTCTGCACATCGTTGCcaacactgttttttttcttgtctttttgatactagccattctgacaggtgtgaggagatacctcattgtggttttgatgtgcatttccttgatgatgagtgatgctgagcatcttttcatggggtctgttggccatttgtatgtcttctttgaaaaaatgtctattctgttcctctgcccattttttaattggattttttttagtgttgagttatgtaagttctttatatattttggatactaatcccttatcagatgtatcatttgcaaatctcttctcacATTCACttggttgcctttttattttgttcgtggtttcctttgctatgcaaagctttttattttgctgtagtcccaatagtttatttttgcttttgtttaccttgcctgaggagacagattcATAAAAATGTTGCTGAGGCCAATGTCCAAaaaattactgcttatgttttcttttaggagttttatggcttcatgtctcatatttagttctttaatctattttgaatttatttttgtgtgtatggtgtaagaaagtggtccattttcactcttttgcatgtaactgtccagtttttccaacacttttattgaagagcctgtcttccccattgtatatgcttttctcctttgtcataggttaattgaccatataagtgttaGTTTATTTCTTGGGTCTCTATCCGGAtctgtctggttttgttttgttttgtttttttgttttgtgtttgtttttttttagagagcatgagagcaagcaggggttggggggcagagggggaaagagagagagagagagagacagagagagaatcttaaggaggctccatgcctagcgtgAAGCCCAACtggggacttgatctcatgaccctgagattatgtcctgagccaaaatcaagagtagggcacttaaccgactgagccacccaggcgccccctgctctgtctgtttttgtgccagtaccatactgtcttgatcactgcagctttgtagtatatcttgatacctggattgtgatgcctctagctttgtttttctttcttaagattgccttggctatttggggtcttttgtggttccatacaaattttagaattctttgttttagttctctgaaaaatattattggtgttttgatagggattgtatggaacctgtagattgctttgggtaatatagacattttaacagtactggttcttccaatccataatcATGGAGTTATCTTTCCATGTGTTGTGTcctcttcaatctctttcattaGTGTCTtaatagtttttagagtataggttttttatctccttggttaaatttatccctaggtatttttttttatgtaattgtaaatgggattattttcttagtttctctttctgctgcttcgttATTAGTATAttgaaacacaacagatttctgtatattaattttgtgtcctgtaacatcactgaattcattgattagttctaatatttttttggtggagtctttcaggttttctatatagagtatcatgtcatctgcaaatagtgacagttgtacttcttccttaccaatttggatgcctcttatttctttttcttgtctgattgctgtggctaggaattccagtactatgttaaggAACCGTGGTGAGAGTGTAtgttcttgttttgttcctgatcctagaagaaaagctttcagcctttcaccattgagtatgatgttagctgtgggtttgtcatatatggccttcattatgttagGTACGTTCCCTCTCAGCCcattttattgagagtttttatcataaactaatgttgaattttgttagatgctttttctgcatctattgacataATCATATGTTTTTTATCCTCCATTTGGTTAACATGTatcgcattgattgatttgcacatATTGAATCATGCTTGCATCCCTGGAATTAAATCCCACTTCATCAAGTGgaatatccttttaatgtattattgaatttggtttgctaatactttgttgagtatttttaggTCTTTGTACATCAAGGATATTAGcctatacttttcctttttttgtaatgtctgtgtctgattttggtaccagggtaatggtggcctaaTAGAActgatttgaaaattttccttcctcttctattttttgcaatagtttcagaagagtaggtgTTAACtctgctttaaatgtttggtagaattcacccattaaaccatctggtcctggacttttgtttgttgggagtatTTTGATTACCGATTCAGATTCATTTACTTGTAATAATATGTGTAttcacattttgtatttcttgcttgagattcagttttggaagattgtatatttctaggaatttatccatttcttcttggttgTCTAACTTGTTGTCATATAACTTTTCATAGTAATCTTttgtaatcctttgtatttctgtggtgtaggttgttacttctctttcatttctgattttaatttatttgggctctcttttcttctctggctGAGTGTcctatcaattttgtttatcttttcagagaaccagctcttggtttcactgatcttttctattgtttttttagttcctatttcatttctttttac comes from the Zalophus californianus isolate mZalCal1 chromosome 8, mZalCal1.pri.v2, whole genome shotgun sequence genome and includes:
- the UNC50 gene encoding protein unc-50 homolog encodes the protein MLPSISVNSPVQGNGALNSRDAARHTAGAKRYKYLRRLFRFRQMDFEFAAWQMLYLFTSPQRVYRNFHYRKQTKDQWARDDPAFLVLLSIWLCVSTIGFGFVLDMGFFETIKLLLWVVFIDCVGVGLLISTLMWFISNKYLVKRQSRDYDVEWGYAFDVHLNAFYPLLVILHFIQLFFINHVILTDTFIGYFVGNTLWLVAVGYYIYVTFLGYSALPFLKNTVILLYPFAPLILLYGLSLALGWNFTHTLCSFYKYRVK
- the LOC113937082 gene encoding cytochrome c oxidase assembly factor 5 — encoded protein: MPRYYEDKPEGGACAGVKEDLGACLLQSDCVLQEGKSPRQCLKEGNCQALKYSFFECKRSMLDARSRFRGRKGY